In the Leptospira fletcheri genome, GCGGCTGCCGTTTACTTCGGAAAGTCCGCATTTTACGGGATCGATTGGTATTCCTGGGTGGCAGCGGCGGGTTTGATCGGTTTCGGAGCTTTCGGCATCGTGTGGTACACGATGCGAGACCGGTCGCCTATCGTTCGGGGTTGGTCTTTGTTCCGAACTTTCTATTTGTCCGCAGCGGCGATTTACTTCTGTTCCACATACGTTTTAGCCAAGTATTTCGGTACGCTCCTGATAGGAAAAGCTCCGGGATTTCATTATACTTTCCTTTATTCCTTAACGATCGTCGTTTTCGGAATTCGGAGAATGAAGGTTCGCCCTACGAAGTACATTCGACGACAAACCTGGACGTTGATTTTGGTCCAAGTGTTTCCCCTTTTCCTACTCCCCGAAATCATTCTCCCGCTCTTGGGAAGCTGGGGGCTTTTGGGAGCACCCGACGGGTTCCTTCTCACACAAGTATTTCCAGGCGGGGCTTATTGGAAAGCTTACGGTTTGGTATTGGCCTGGCCTCTGAATATGGGAGTTCTGTACGACGGAGGGATCACCGCTTTTTGGCTCGTTTATGGAATTGCTCTCACGTTCGTATTAATCCCGTATCTCGTTTTCCGCTTCGGCAAAGGAGCCTACTGCGGTTGGATCTGTTCCTGCGGCGGTTTGGCGGAGACGTTAGGGGACGAATCCAGAACGAAGATGTCCCACGGTTTTTGGGCTTATCGTTTGGAACATTCCGGTCAATGGATCCTGCTTGCAGCCGGGATTCTCACCGCAGCCAAACTCCTGGGAAGCTATTCGCTCTACTTCCAATTTTTAGCCCAAACCGCGGATCCAATCAAAAGACTCTACGACGTTTTCGTCGATATAGGTTTGGCGGGAGTATTGGGTTTAGGAGCGTATTTCTTTCTTTCCGGTCGGGTTTGGTGCAGGATGTTCTGCCCTTTGGCGGCTCTCATGCACGTATACGCGAGATTTAGTCGATTCCGGATCTTCGCGGAGAAAAAGAAATGCATCTCCTGCAATGTATGTACGAAAGTTTGCCACCAAGGAATCGACGTGATGAATTATGCAAACCGAGGAAGACCGATGGATAGCGTGCAATGCGTGCGCTGCTCCGCCTGTGTGACCCACTGTCCGACGGGAGTTTTGTCCTTCGGAGAAATTCGAAACGGAACAGAGGTTCGAGAAACTCTAAAGGCGACTCTCTAAAGTTTCGGACTTTCCGAAA is a window encoding:
- a CDS encoding NAD(P)-binding domain-containing protein; the encoded protein is MKLILPFTPEYFRWLRNEAPEGGVETYPEIGENYESSVRGIYVIGDLTGLPLLKYAVDSGTKCVSLLPRSVAEKTDGEIYDLIIVGAGPAGVSAGIEAKKRGMKFLILEGNQAFHTVSSYPKGKPIFAEPSDLQISSPLQIRNGTKESLLEDLRIRLTEENLPLRENVLVSEILPSSFPKSRFAVRTQEGETFECLHLILAIGKSGDSRRLKVKGEDLPNVFHRLIDPADFQGQKVLVVGGGDSAIEASLALEESAESVTLSYRSAELSRPKEENKRRFLDRTSKGRIRFFPETSVFEIGTGNVVLRSEAQEKRIPVDSTLVLIGSEPPASFLKRIGVALQNFKSKRAWMGFLTSLSFAAAVYFGKSAFYGIDWYSWVAAAGLIGFGAFGIVWYTMRDRSPIVRGWSLFRTFYLSAAAIYFCSTYVLAKYFGTLLIGKAPGFHYTFLYSLTIVVFGIRRMKVRPTKYIRRQTWTLILVQVFPLFLLPEIILPLLGSWGLLGAPDGFLLTQVFPGGAYWKAYGLVLAWPLNMGVLYDGGITAFWLVYGIALTFVLIPYLVFRFGKGAYCGWICSCGGLAETLGDESRTKMSHGFWAYRLEHSGQWILLAAGILTAAKLLGSYSLYFQFLAQTADPIKRLYDVFVDIGLAGVLGLGAYFFLSGRVWCRMFCPLAALMHVYARFSRFRIFAEKKKCISCNVCTKVCHQGIDVMNYANRGRPMDSVQCVRCSACVTHCPTGVLSFGEIRNGTEVRETLKATL